CGGTGTTCACCATCTCAAAGGGGAGGCCCTTGGGGAGGATCTCGTAGAGCAGCACCCGGCCCACGGTGGTCTCGTAGATCTTGCCGCCCAGGCGCACCGGGATACGGGCCTGGAGATGCACCTCGCCCTGGTCGTAGGCCACCCGGACCTCCTCCGGCGAGGCGAAGGGCAGGGGCTTCTTGCCGTTTTTGGCCACCCGCTCCCCTTTGGCAAAGGGGCGCTCCCGGGTGAGGTAGTAGAGCCCCAGGACGATGTCCTGGGTGGGCACGATGATGGGATCGCCGTTGGCGGGCGAGAGGATGTTGTTGGTGGACATCATCAGGGCCCGGGCCTCGATCTGGCTCTCGATGGACAGCGGCACATGCACCGCCATCTGGTCGCCGTCGAAGTCGGCATTGAAAGCGGTGCACACCAACGGATGCAGCTGGATGGCCTTGCCCTCGATGAGGATGGGCTCAAAGGCCTGGATGCCCAGGCGGTGCAGGGTGGGGGCCCGGTTCAAGAGCACCGCGTGCTCTTTCACCACTTCGTCCAGGATGTCCCAGACCTCCGGGGTCTCCTTGTCCACCAGCTTCTTGGCCGCCTTGATGGTGGTGGCGTGGCCCTTGGCCACCAGCTTGTGGAAGATGAAGGGCTTGAAGAGCTCCAGGGCCATTTGCTTGGGGAGCCCGCACTGGTGCAGCTTCAGCTCCGGCCCGATGACGATGACCGAGCGGCCGGAGTAGTCCACCCGCTTGCCCAGGAGGTTCTGGCGGAAGCGCCCCTGTTTGCCCTTGAGCATGTCGGAGAGGGACTTCAAGGGGCGCTTGTTGGGCCCGGTGATGGTACGGCCCCGGCGGCCATTCTCAAAGAGGACGTCCACCGCCTCCTGGAGCATGCGCTTTTCGTTGCGGATGATGATATCCGGGGCGTTGAGCTCCAGGAGCCTTTTTAAGCGGTTGTTGCGGTTGATGACCCGCCGGTAGAGGTCATTCAGGTCGCTGGTGGCGAAGCGGCCGCCGTCCAGGTGCACCAAAGGCCGCAGATCCGGCGGCAGTACCGGGATGACCTCCAGGACCATCCACTCGGGGCGCTGTCCGGATTCCCTCAAGGCGTCGATGATCTTCAGGCGCTTGCCCAGCTTCTTGCGCTTGGCGTCGGAGCTGGTCTTGGCCATCTCCGCCCGCACTTCCTGGCTCAGGGCGTCCAGGTCCAGGGCCTTGAGGAGGTCCCGGATGGCCTCGGCGCCCATGCCCGCCTGGAAGCGGTCCCCGAACTCCTCCTTGAGCTGGCGGTAGCGCTCCTCGGTGAGGAGCTGGCACTTGGCCAGTTGGGGGACATCCCCGGGGTCCACCACCACATAGGCTTCAAAGTAGAGGATCTTCTCCAGGTCCTTGAGGGTGAGGTCCAGGAGGTTACCGATCTTGCTGGGGAGGCTTTTCAGAAACCAGATGTGCACCACCGGGCTGGCCAGATCGATGTGGCCCATGCGCTCCCGCCGCACCTTGGACTGGATCACCTCCACGCCGCATTTCTCGCAGGTGATGCCCCGGTGCTTCATGCGCTTGTATTTGCCGCAGTTGCACTCGTAGTCCTTGGCCGGGCCGAAGATTTTGGCGCAGAAGAGCCCGTCCCGTTCCGGCTTGAAGGTGCGGTAGTTGATGGTCTCCGGCTTCTTCACCTCGCCGTGGGACCAAGAGCGGATCATCTCCGGGGAGGCCAATGACAGGCGCACCGCCTCAATGGAGAGGGGATCCTCCGGCGGGGCGAAGTAGCTGTTCAGGTCTCCCAGTTTCACGTCGCGGGGCTTGTCCTGCATACTCATTCCTTGGAGGGCTTCTCCTTCTTCAAGAGCTCCACGTTGAGGGCCAGGCTCTTGAGCTCCCGGACCAGGACGTTGAAGGATTCGGGCAGGCCCGCCTCCAGATCGTATTCGCCCTTGAAGATCTTTTCATACATGCGGGTGCGGCCGGCCACGTCGTCGCTCTTCACCGTGAGGAATTCCTGCAGGGTGTAGGCGGCGCCGTAGGCCTCCAGAGCCCAGACCTCCATCTCCCCCAGCCGCTGGCCACCGAACTGGGCCTTGCCGCCCAGGGGCTGCTGAGTGACCAGGGAGTAGGGCCCGATGGAGCGGGCGTGGATCTTGTCCGCCACCAGGTGATGCAGTTTCATCATGTACATGATGCCCACGGTGACGTCCCGGTCGAATTCCTCCCCGGTGCGGCCGTCCCGCAGGCGCGCCTGGCCGCCGATGGGCAGGCCCGCCTCCGCCAGGCAGGCCCGCACCTCCTCCTCGCTGGCGCCGTCGAACACCGGCGTGGCCATGAAGATGCCCTGGCGGTAGTGGCGGTTCCAGATCTCCCGGAGCTCCTCGTAGTCCGCGGCGTCGATCTCCGCGGCCACTTCCGGGTCGTTGAGGATGCGCTTCATACGGGCCTTCACCGCCTCGGGGGAGTAGTAGCGGTCCAGCATCTCCCCGATCTGCTTGCCCAGCTCATAGGACGCCCAGCCCAGGTGGGTCTCCATCACCTGGCCCACGTTCATGCGGGAGGGCACCCCCAGGGGGTTCAGGACGATATCCACCGGCGTGCCGTCGGCGAAGTAGGGCATGTCCTCTTCCGGCATGATGCGGGAGACCACGCCTTTGTTGCCGTGGCGGCCGGCCATCTTGTCCCCCACCGAGAGCTTGCGCTTCATGGCGATGAAGACCTTCACCTTCTTGATCACCCCGGGAGGGAGCTCATCCACTTTGCGCAGCCGGGAGAGCTTGGCCTCAAAGACCATGTTCACCAGGTGGAGCTGCTCCTGGTAGCGGTCCAAAAGGTCGTCCACCTGGTCCTCCAGGCCCGCCTCCTGGAAGGAGACGTGGCGCCAGAACTCCAGGGGCTGCTTCTTCACCAGCTCCGGGGGCACCGCGGCGCCTTTTTCCAGCAGCGTGGTGCCTTTGACCTCGTCCTCGATGCTCTCCGCCACCTTCTTGCCCACCACCAGCTCCGACAGCTTCTGGCGGTAGCTCTGGGTGATGATGGCGATCTCGTCGGCCTGGTCCTTCTGGAGCTTGGCCACCGCCTCGTCTTCGATGGAGCGGCTGCGGTCGTCCTTTTCCACGCCCTTGCGGGAGAAGACCCGGGCGTCAATGACCACGCCCTCGATCCCCGGCGGGACCCTCAGCGAGGTGTCCTTGACGTCGCCGGCCTTCTCGCCGAAGATGGCCCTGAGGAGCTTTTCTTCCGGGGTGAGCTGGGTCTCGCCCTTGGGGGTGATCTTGCCCACCAGGATGTCCCCGGGCCTGACCTCGGCGCCGATGCGGATGATGCCGGATTCGTCCAGGTTTTTCAGGGCGTCTTCGCCCACGTTGGGGATGTCCCGGGTGATGTCCTCTTTCCCCAGCTTGGTGTCCCGGGCCATCACCTCGAATTCCTCGATGTGGATGCTGGTGAAGACATCCTCCTTCACCAGGCGCTCGCTCACCAGGATGGAGTCCTCAAAGTTGTAGCCGCCCCAGGGCATGAAGGCCACCATGACGTTCTTGCCCAGGGCCAGTTCCCCCAGCTGGGTGGCGGGGCCGTCGGCGATGATCTGGCCGGCCTCCACCACGTCCCCCCGGCGCACGATGGGCCGCTGGTTGTAGCAGGTGTTCTGGTTGGTGCGCTGGAATTTGGTGAGCTTGTAGATGTCCACCGGCGATTCGCCGCTGCCGTTGCCGTCCGCGGCCCGGATGACGATGCGGGTGGCGTCCACGTCCTCCACCACCCCGGCCCGCTTGGCCACGATGGTGACCCCGGAATCCCGGGCCACCACCCCTTCCATGCCGGTGCCGATGATGGGGGCGGAGGCGGTGAGGAGCGGCACCGCCTGGCGCTGCATGTTGGAGCCCATGAGCGCCCGGTTGGCGTCGTCGTGCTCCAGGAAAGGGATGAGGGAGGCGGCCACGCTCACCAACTGGCTGGGGGAGACGTCCATGTAGTCCACCTCGCTGGGCGGCACCATGACGTACTGGCCGCTGATGCGGGCCTCCACCCGCTCGTCCAGGAAGCGGCCCTCGGCGTCCAGCCGGGCGTTGGCCTGGGCGATGACCTTGCCCTCCTCGTCCAGGGCGGAGAGGTAGCGCACCTCCCGGGTCACCCGGGTCTCCACCTTGTCCCCCACCTTGACCTTCTCCACCACCCGGTACGGCGTCTCGATGAAGCCGAACTCATTCACCCGGGCATAGGTGGACAAAGAGACGATGAGCCCGATGTTGGGACCTTCCGGCGTCTCAATGGGGCAGATGCGGCCGTAATGGGTGGGATGCACGTCCCGGACCTCGAAACCGGCCCGCTCCCGGGTGAGCCCACCCGGCCCCAGGGCGCTCAGCCGCCGCTTGTGGGTGATCTCGGAGAGCGGGTTGGTCTGGTCCATGAATTGGGAAAGCTGGCTCGTCCCGAAAAACTCCTTGATCACCGCCTGCACCGGCTTGGCGTTGATGAGGTCGTGGGGCATCAGGGTGTCCAGGTCCTGGATGGCCATGCGCTCCTTGACGGCCCGCTCCATCCTCACCAGCCCCACCCGGAACTGGTTTTCCAGGAGCTCGCCCACGGCCCTGACCCGGCGGTTCCCCAGGTGGTCGATGTCATCCACCGGCCCTTCCCGGTCCTTCTGGAGGATGAGCTCCTTGACCGCCCGCAGAATATCCTCGGGCACCAGGGTGGTCTGCTCCAGGGGCAAGTACTCCCCGGGCTTCCGCAGCTTCAGGTCCAGCTTCAGCCGACCCACGGGGGAGAGATCGTAATACTCCGGATTGAAAAAGAGGTTGTGGAAGAAGGTGGTGGCCACCTCTTCGTTGGGGCGGTTACTGGGCCTGAGGCGCCGGTAGATCTCTAAGATGGCCTCCCGCATGCCCTCGGTCTTGTCCGCCAGGAGGGTGTTCCGGAGGCTGGGGCTGACGGTGATGTTGTCAATGTAAAGGAGGTCCAGCTCCCTCACGCCCCGCTCCTTGAGGAGCTCCAGCTTGTCGGCGGTCAGGTCCTCGTTGCACTTCACCAGGACCTCGCCGGTCTCCGGGTCCAGGATGTCGTGGGCCGCCACCTTGCCCAGGAGATATTCCGGGCTTTCCGGCAGATATTCCACCCCTGCCTTTTTCAGTTTGGCCAGGGAGGTCTGGGTCACCCGGCGCATCCGCCGGATGAGGACCTCCCCGGTCTTGGGGTCCACGATGTCGGTGGGCGCACTCTTGTCCAGGAGCATCTCCGGGATGAGCTTGCGCTTCACCGTGTCGCCGTCGAAAAAGACCTTCTCGGTGTCGTAGAAGTAGTTCAGGAGAAACTCGGTGGAATAACCCAGGGCCTTGAGGAGAATGGTGACCGGGAACTTGCGCCGCCGGTCGATGCGCACATACAGAATATCCTTGGGGTCGAACTCGAAGTCGATCCAGGAGCCCCGCAAGGGGATGAGCCGGGCGGAGTAGATGATCTTGCCGGAGGAGTGGATCTTGGCCCGGTCATGGTCGATGAACAGGCCCGGCGAGCGGTGCAGCTGGCTCACCACCACCCTTTCGGTGCCGTTGATGATGAAGGTGCCGTGCTCGGTCATCAACGGCAGGGTGCCGAAATAGATTTCCTGCTCCTTGATGTCCCGGATGGGGGCCGGCTTGGTTTCGCCCGGCTCATAGACCACCAGGCGCACCCGGATCTTCATGGGGACTTCATAGGTCATGCCCCGCTGCAGACATTCGTCGATGTCGTACTTGGGGTCCCCCAGGGTATAGTCCACAAACTCCAGGGAGCAGGCGCCGCTGAAGTCCTTGATGGGGAAGACGCTCTTGAACACCCCCTGGAGCCCGTAATTCTGCCGGAGCTCCGGGGGGGTGTCCTTTTGCAGGAAACGGGCATAGGACTCCCGCTGCATCTCGATGAGATTGGAGATGTCCACCACCCGCTCGATTTTGCCGAAACTCTTGCGGTAGAGCTTCAGGGGCGATAAGGCTTTGGCCATGGGTACTCCTTATGTGGCTGGCCCGGGCGACTACTTGATCTCGACGGTGGCTCCCTGCGCTTCCAGTTTCTTCTTGATCTCCTCGGCCTCCGCCTTGGAGATGCCTTCCTTGATGACATAGGGGGCGCTTTCCACCGCCTCTTTGGCCTCCTTGAGGCCCAGGTTGGTGATGGCCCGGACTTCCTTGATCACCTGGATCTTGTTGGCGCCGGCGGCGGTGAGGACCACATCGAACTCGGTCTTTTCCTCCACCGGGGCGGCGGCTGCGGCGGCCGCGGGCTGGGCTACGGCGGCCATGGCCACCGGAGCGGCGGCGGTGACGCCGAACTTCTCTTCCAGCTCCTTGATGAGCTGGGAGAGCTCCAGGACCGTCATGTTGGCCAGGGCATCAATGATTTCGCTGCGGGAAATGGACATCGTCTCCTCCTTCAATGCACGGGGCTGCCCACAGCAGCCACGGGGGTGCGGATACATTGACGACCGGGGCAGCCCCGGCCGGAATTCTCGCTCTTCGGCAAGGCTAGCCCTCGACAGATTCGCCGCCGGCCTCGCCGCCTTCTTTCTTCTCCTTGAGGGCCGTGAGCACGTTCATCAGGTTGCGGATGACCCCGGCCAGGACATTCACCAGGCCCTGGGGGACGCTCTGCAGGGTCCCCAAAAGCTGGGCCAAAAGCACCTCGCGGCCCGGCAGCTTGGAGAGGGCCTCCACCTCGGCGGCGCTCAAGACCTGCCCTTCCAGGACGCCCACCTTGATCTTGAAGAACTGGGGCTTGTCCTGGGCGAATTTCACCAG
This DNA window, taken from Desulfobaccales bacterium, encodes the following:
- the rpoB gene encoding DNA-directed RNA polymerase subunit beta, which translates into the protein MAKALSPLKLYRKSFGKIERVVDISNLIEMQRESYARFLQKDTPPELRQNYGLQGVFKSVFPIKDFSGACSLEFVDYTLGDPKYDIDECLQRGMTYEVPMKIRVRLVVYEPGETKPAPIRDIKEQEIYFGTLPLMTEHGTFIINGTERVVVSQLHRSPGLFIDHDRAKIHSSGKIIYSARLIPLRGSWIDFEFDPKDILYVRIDRRRKFPVTILLKALGYSTEFLLNYFYDTEKVFFDGDTVKRKLIPEMLLDKSAPTDIVDPKTGEVLIRRMRRVTQTSLAKLKKAGVEYLPESPEYLLGKVAAHDILDPETGEVLVKCNEDLTADKLELLKERGVRELDLLYIDNITVSPSLRNTLLADKTEGMREAILEIYRRLRPSNRPNEEVATTFFHNLFFNPEYYDLSPVGRLKLDLKLRKPGEYLPLEQTTLVPEDILRAVKELILQKDREGPVDDIDHLGNRRVRAVGELLENQFRVGLVRMERAVKERMAIQDLDTLMPHDLINAKPVQAVIKEFFGTSQLSQFMDQTNPLSEITHKRRLSALGPGGLTRERAGFEVRDVHPTHYGRICPIETPEGPNIGLIVSLSTYARVNEFGFIETPYRVVEKVKVGDKVETRVTREVRYLSALDEEGKVIAQANARLDAEGRFLDERVEARISGQYVMVPPSEVDYMDVSPSQLVSVAASLIPFLEHDDANRALMGSNMQRQAVPLLTASAPIIGTGMEGVVARDSGVTIVAKRAGVVEDVDATRIVIRAADGNGSGESPVDIYKLTKFQRTNQNTCYNQRPIVRRGDVVEAGQIIADGPATQLGELALGKNVMVAFMPWGGYNFEDSILVSERLVKEDVFTSIHIEEFEVMARDTKLGKEDITRDIPNVGEDALKNLDESGIIRIGAEVRPGDILVGKITPKGETQLTPEEKLLRAIFGEKAGDVKDTSLRVPPGIEGVVIDARVFSRKGVEKDDRSRSIEDEAVAKLQKDQADEIAIITQSYRQKLSELVVGKKVAESIEDEVKGTTLLEKGAAVPPELVKKQPLEFWRHVSFQEAGLEDQVDDLLDRYQEQLHLVNMVFEAKLSRLRKVDELPPGVIKKVKVFIAMKRKLSVGDKMAGRHGNKGVVSRIMPEEDMPYFADGTPVDIVLNPLGVPSRMNVGQVMETHLGWASYELGKQIGEMLDRYYSPEAVKARMKRILNDPEVAAEIDAADYEELREIWNRHYRQGIFMATPVFDGASEEEVRACLAEAGLPIGGQARLRDGRTGEEFDRDVTVGIMYMMKLHHLVADKIHARSIGPYSLVTQQPLGGKAQFGGQRLGEMEVWALEAYGAAYTLQEFLTVKSDDVAGRTRMYEKIFKGEYDLEAGLPESFNVLVRELKSLALNVELLKKEKPSKE
- the rplL gene encoding 50S ribosomal protein L7/L12 translates to MSISRSEIIDALANMTVLELSQLIKELEEKFGVTAAAPVAMAAVAQPAAAAAAAPVEEKTEFDVVLTAAGANKIQVIKEVRAITNLGLKEAKEAVESAPYVIKEGISKAEAEEIKKKLEAQGATVEIK